Proteins encoded in a region of the Oncorhynchus gorbuscha isolate QuinsamMale2020 ecotype Even-year linkage group LG16, OgorEven_v1.0, whole genome shotgun sequence genome:
- the LOC123999660 gene encoding interferon a3-like codes for MAVLKWLSICLTLFCQGTAAAKPCRWTQFRLGKLNDVSINLLSDMGGLFPLMCAEENVEQMSPEDLYKNTEGEDVSLVALEAMRYVDQLYNNSLTPVTWNRTKLNMFQNVIYRQVQNLELCVVGGVWESSGDGGSVTLKTYFNKLNTVLKEKEHSACAWEIVRMEIRENLVQFKKFIDSRVNL; via the exons ATGGCTGTATTGAAATGGTTGAGCATTTGCCTGACTCTGTTCTGCCAAGGCACAGCAGCAGCAAAACCTTGCAGGTGGACGCAGTTTAGGTTGGGGAAGCTGAACGATGTGAGCATAAACCTGCTCTCAGATATG GGTGGACTCTTTCCACTTATGTGTGCAGAAGAAAACGTCGAACAAATGTCTCCAGAGGATCTTTACAAGAACACAGAG GGTGAGGACGTCTCGTTGGTTGCATTAGAGGCTATGCGATATGTGGACCAATTATATAACAACAGTCTGACGCCAGTCACGTGGAACAGAACAAAACTTAACATGTTCCAAAACGTCATATATCGTCAAGTTCAAAACTTAGAGTTATGT GTCGTGGGTGGTGTTTGGGAATCCTCTGGCGATGGAGGGTCGGTTACTCTGAAAACATATTTCAACAAGCTGAACACCGTCTTGAAAGAGAAG GAACACAGCGCATGCGCATGGGAGATTGTGCGAATGGAGATTCGCGAAAACTTGGTGCAGTTCAAGAAATTCATTGACAGCAGAGTCAACCTGTGA